Proteins encoded together in one Heterodontus francisci isolate sHetFra1 chromosome 20, sHetFra1.hap1, whole genome shotgun sequence window:
- the LOC137380972 gene encoding uncharacterized protein: MYPNAGFSGSLMPRRFMTPAEAFSLPPIQMHNFSSRPLTIVMTDVDNVQEGTGKHTEYHHFYGTPYFYPYWYLPPVNPAAYMYPSYYPYNGYFPQQRMLSTAGWPEGFAMKGELQWGKMERVFGPKRELPNFVQDELRRVYGTYPKTIVTVTYQNGEYLVKGDPKVGEQKYKMEKKVIRRPPTPSDEEGDSVSEVMEKRKRKSKR; encoded by the coding sequence atgtacccaaatGCTGGGTTCTCTGGATCTCTTATGCCCAGGAGATTCATGACCCCTGCAGAAGCCTTTTCGCTACCTCCCATTCAGATGCACAATTTTTCCAGCAGGCCCCTGACCATAGTCATGACAGATGTGGACAATGTCCAGGAAGGAACAGGGAAACATACTGAGTACCATCATTTCTACGGGACCCCCTATTTCTATCCATACTGGTACTTGCCACCTGTAAACCCAGCAGCATACATGTACCCCTCGTACTACCCATACAATGGTTATTTCCCACAACAGCGCATGCTCAGCACAGCTGGTTGGCCGGAAGGCTTTGCCATGAAGGGGGAGTTGCAGTGGGGTAAGATGGAACGTGTTTTCGGACCCAAGAGGGAACTGCCCAACTTTGTCCAGGATGAGCTGCGGAGGGTCTACGGTACCTACCCCAAAACAATTGTCACTGTCACCTACCAGAATGGGGAGTATCTGGTGAAGGGAGACCCCAAAGTTGGGGAGCAGAAATATAAGATGGAAAAGAAAGTCATCAGGAGACCGCCTACCCCCAGCGACGAAGAAGGGGACAGTGTGAGTGAAGTGATGGAGAAGCGTAAAAGGAAGTCGAAACGCTAA